In one window of Dissulfuribacter thermophilus DNA:
- a CDS encoding ABC transporter ATP-binding protein has protein sequence MIQLENISMNYGSFQAVKNCSFNVEKGRIVGLLGPNGAGKTTLMKILATQIVPTSGRAMVAGFDCEKNPKEVRANIGYLPERAPLYDDMEVREYLDFVARGRGLKNSLLKDRLEWVKDRCALKKKWCTPIGELSKGYRQRVGLAQALIHDPPVLILDEPTSGLDPLQIIEIRDLIKDLAKEKAILYSSHIIQEIVALSDRVVIISEGSIKADGPIQELAPDFPIQELSRAQADLEKVFTTLIHHS, from the coding sequence ATGATCCAACTTGAAAATATCTCTATGAATTATGGCAGCTTTCAGGCAGTAAAAAATTGCAGTTTTAATGTTGAAAAGGGGCGTATTGTAGGACTTCTTGGTCCAAATGGCGCTGGCAAGACAACTTTGATGAAGATCCTTGCCACGCAGATCGTGCCCACAAGTGGCAGGGCAATGGTTGCAGGTTTTGATTGTGAAAAAAATCCCAAAGAGGTGAGGGCAAATATCGGATATCTCCCTGAAAGGGCTCCACTCTACGATGACATGGAGGTCAGAGAATATCTTGATTTCGTGGCGAGGGGCAGAGGCCTCAAGAATAGTCTTCTAAAAGATCGTCTTGAATGGGTGAAGGATCGTTGTGCCCTAAAAAAGAAGTGGTGTACGCCCATTGGAGAACTATCCAAGGGATATCGCCAGAGGGTAGGGCTGGCCCAAGCCCTGATTCACGATCCTCCAGTTCTAATTCTTGATGAACCTACTAGCGGACTTGACCCATTACAGATCATAGAAATCAGAGACCTCATTAAAGATCTAGCAAAGGAGAAGGCTATACTCTATAGCTCTCACATCATTCAAGAGATCGTAGCCCTGAGTGATAGAGTAGTGATAATTAGTGAGGGCAGTATTAAGGCAGATGGTCCAATACAAGAGTTGGCCCCTGATTTTCCAATTCAAGAATTATCGAGGGCGCAGGCAGACCTCGAAAAGGTATTTACCACCCTTATTCACCATAGCTAG
- a CDS encoding Gldg family protein produces MSQWLNVAKRELRSYFNSPIAYCFIVVFLLVTCGLFMTTFFLSGVATMRPFFSSLPLILIVFVPAITMRLWAEERKNGTLSLLFSLPTNSISLVLGKFLASFAFGILALLSTLVIPIMLIVLGDPDPGPIFGGYLGSILLLAFLLSLGMAVSAFFKDQIVAFIISLVVGFSCFLAGLEFISAFIDGWIPGLGTFLRETIGISSHFNSFSKGIIDIGDCLYFIVFSVIFLLINVFTLEGYLRMRTTKGFAFGCILLIGIGIFLNGIFRDMHLGRMDLTEDKIFTVSPATKRVFERLKVPIRVTYYVSPKDKLPTPMKDMPRDVGDILEELKRLSPKFSYKIVNPEDIPDEIEDIHKKGILPFSAQTIEHDALNIKRIYSAISVAYLDKKEEIIPQVVPDSLGSLEYDLVSRIYRLTLTSKPKIVLITPNSSMDPKLAEMLRQAGRPPQEMDRFQRIVEILESQGYEVVKQKITKDTPIPDDARLVMIIAPEKMSDRARFEIYRFLRSGKPVFIAGQSYTYSYSEGPNGPELHAQKSLQETNDLISPFGLKIGEKMFFDTRHVTLHVTSQRQIGMFTALVQTPVNYPVQIQVLPDQMNKDLSITNSIAGLLYLWGSPVSVDDDLLKKYGVTKTVLFESSPGAWERDFHFGPLTQRDLSPPNTRQLKSYPLAVLLEGKFPDPFEGKKVPKWASDKTDNETETEKDPNRNQQVTSKPSRLLVVGCSEMFSDTAIMAMGNPVFLLNSVDALSLGEELIHIRNKTQVQRFIRPVSTKEKLMWRLFTVFFMPVLWILYGIFRAISRKKNRLLCEGR; encoded by the coding sequence ATGAGCCAGTGGTTGAACGTAGCCAAAAGGGAACTGAGGAGCTACTTTAATTCTCCTATCGCATACTGCTTTATAGTAGTCTTTTTATTGGTCACCTGTGGCCTATTCATGACCACCTTTTTCCTGTCAGGTGTCGCCACTATGAGGCCTTTTTTTTCCTCCCTGCCCTTGATTTTGATTGTATTCGTTCCAGCTATAACAATGAGACTTTGGGCAGAGGAAAGAAAGAACGGTACGCTTTCCCTACTTTTCAGTCTACCCACAAATAGCATTTCGCTGGTCTTGGGAAAGTTTTTAGCCTCATTTGCCTTTGGAATTCTAGCCCTTTTGAGTACCCTCGTTATTCCAATTATGTTGATTGTCCTAGGCGATCCAGACCCAGGACCAATTTTTGGAGGCTATCTTGGGAGCATTCTTTTGCTCGCATTTCTCCTATCTCTTGGGATGGCCGTATCTGCCTTTTTCAAAGACCAGATAGTTGCCTTCATCATATCCCTTGTAGTGGGATTTAGTTGTTTTCTTGCGGGTCTTGAATTCATCAGCGCATTTATTGATGGTTGGATTCCCGGGCTGGGAACTTTTCTAAGGGAGACAATTGGTATCTCTAGCCATTTTAATTCATTTTCCAAGGGAATAATTGATATAGGCGACTGTCTTTATTTCATTGTCTTTTCCGTCATATTTCTCCTTATCAACGTATTCACCCTAGAGGGTTATCTTAGGATGCGTACCACCAAGGGGTTTGCCTTTGGCTGCATCCTCCTTATTGGTATTGGGATCTTTTTAAACGGCATTTTTAGGGATATGCACCTTGGCAGAATGGACTTGACAGAGGACAAAATTTTTACAGTCTCCCCTGCAACCAAAAGGGTCTTTGAAAGACTAAAAGTGCCAATTCGCGTTACCTACTATGTATCGCCAAAAGATAAACTTCCAACTCCCATGAAAGATATGCCAAGGGATGTTGGAGACATCCTTGAGGAATTAAAAAGGCTTTCCCCAAAGTTTTCATACAAGATTGTGAATCCAGAAGACATACCTGATGAAATCGAGGACATACACAAAAAGGGGATTCTACCCTTTAGTGCCCAGACCATTGAGCATGACGCCCTCAATATAAAACGGATATATTCGGCAATATCAGTCGCTTATCTCGATAAGAAAGAAGAGATAATACCACAAGTTGTTCCGGATTCTCTAGGAAGCCTTGAATATGACCTCGTTAGCAGGATCTATAGGCTTACCTTGACCTCAAAACCAAAGATCGTCCTCATAACTCCAAATTCTTCTATGGATCCAAAGCTCGCCGAAATGCTGAGGCAGGCAGGACGCCCACCGCAGGAAATGGATAGATTTCAGCGCATCGTGGAAATACTTGAGTCTCAGGGCTACGAAGTTGTTAAGCAAAAGATTACAAAGGATACTCCTATCCCAGACGATGCTAGGCTAGTTATGATTATCGCCCCTGAGAAAATGAGTGATAGAGCGCGTTTTGAGATCTACAGATTTCTGAGGTCTGGTAAGCCTGTATTTATCGCTGGTCAGAGCTATACCTATTCCTATAGTGAAGGACCAAATGGGCCAGAGCTCCATGCACAAAAGTCCCTTCAAGAGACCAATGATTTGATCAGTCCATTTGGTCTCAAAATAGGTGAAAAGATGTTTTTTGACACCAGACATGTCACTCTCCATGTGACTAGTCAACGTCAAATAGGCATGTTTACGGCGTTAGTTCAGACTCCAGTAAACTATCCAGTCCAGATACAGGTCTTGCCAGATCAGATGAATAAAGATCTTTCCATTACAAATTCGATTGCTGGCCTCTTGTATCTCTGGGGGAGCCCTGTTTCAGTAGATGACGATCTTCTAAAAAAATATGGTGTTACGAAAACCGTCCTTTTTGAATCGAGTCCAGGTGCATGGGAAAGGGATTTTCATTTTGGACCATTGACTCAAAGGGATCTGAGTCCACCAAATACAAGGCAGTTGAAGTCATATCCCTTGGCAGTGCTCCTTGAAGGGAAATTCCCTGACCCATTTGAAGGCAAGAAGGTACCCAAATGGGCATCTGACAAGACCGATAATGAAACTGAGACTGAAAAAGACCCTAATCGCAACCAGCAAGTTACCTCTAAACCATCGAGGCTTCTGGTAGTTGGATGTTCTGAGATGTTTTCAGATACAGCCATCATGGCCATGGGGAATCCTGTATTTTTGTTGAATAGTGTTGATGCCCTAAGTCTTGGTGAAGAGCTGATTCACATTAGGAATAAGACCCAAGTGCAGCGTTTCATAAGGCCAGTGAGCACAAAAGAAAAGCTCATGTGGCGTTTATTCACTGTATTTTTCATGCCAGTACTTTGGATTTTATACGGTATATTCAGGGCCATAAGTAGAAAGAAAAATAGATTGCTTTGTGAAGGGAGGTAG
- a CDS encoding DUF4340 domain-containing protein codes for MKQSHVVILSVVFILVIGLYFIQKRPHHVEPNELFEEVIPEFDIDSIDSIKVWTPKDKSGHPFHIVKKDHSYWIEVYEDGTSFLAPCQESRVKRLLESLRGLRGEERAKGEDHFDTFLIGDKNALHLELKSGDRVICHILVGKRGEAWGTSFVRKVDDDSVLIVRKNMLSLVEIWQERAAQNPSPTSWIDLGVIKDDSSEVEGVSYSTSDEVWSLTSSGNETSEKGKWLLVQDGAQISIDEDKAKEFLRSIFPLYAKSVRDPSKIKDFGLSSGENFGRFTIHYRTKGLKIIHIGKIDKEKKVGWIRDNRGVIFEVSSDLIHKIQTGPVLEKKEEASHSQEQN; via the coding sequence ATGAAGCAGAGCCATGTTGTCATCCTCAGTGTGGTGTTCATATTGGTTATTGGACTTTATTTCATTCAAAAAAGGCCCCATCATGTGGAACCAAATGAATTGTTCGAGGAAGTCATCCCTGAATTTGATATTGATTCCATAGATAGTATTAAGGTTTGGACCCCAAAAGACAAATCAGGACATCCCTTCCATATTGTAAAAAAAGATCATTCCTATTGGATAGAAGTTTATGAAGATGGCACCTCTTTTCTAGCCCCCTGTCAGGAAAGCAGGGTCAAAAGACTCCTTGAATCACTCAGAGGTCTCAGGGGGGAGGAAAGGGCAAAGGGTGAAGATCACTTTGATACCTTTTTGATTGGAGACAAAAATGCCCTTCATTTGGAGCTAAAGAGTGGAGATCGAGTCATTTGCCACATATTGGTAGGTAAGAGAGGTGAGGCATGGGGTACATCCTTTGTTAGAAAAGTGGATGATGATAGTGTCCTAATAGTCAGGAAAAACATGCTGAGTCTTGTGGAGATCTGGCAGGAAAGGGCTGCACAAAATCCAAGTCCAACATCATGGATTGATCTGGGTGTGATAAAAGACGATTCAAGTGAGGTTGAAGGGGTTTCTTACTCTACTTCTGATGAAGTGTGGAGTCTGACGTCTAGTGGCAATGAAACGAGTGAGAAGGGAAAATGGCTTCTGGTACAAGATGGGGCTCAAATATCCATTGATGAGGATAAGGCAAAGGAATTCTTAAGGTCTATCTTTCCACTCTATGCTAAGAGCGTAAGAGATCCTTCCAAGATTAAAGACTTTGGACTCAGCAGCGGAGAAAACTTTGGCAGATTCACCATACATTATAGGACAAAGGGCCTAAAAATTATACACATCGGTAAGATTGATAAAGAAAAGAAGGTTGGATGGATACGAGACAATAGAGGGGTAATTTTTGAGGTATCCAGTGATCTCATCCATAAGATTCAAACAGGACCAGTCTTAGAAAAAAAGGAGGAGGCATCCCATAGCCAAGAGCAAAACTAG
- a CDS encoding sulfite exporter TauE/SafE family protein encodes MIEELNYLVTLPISFFAGLTQGLTGFGSALVAMPFFIQILPAKLAVSLSILNGLLITTILTIRHRSDVKSENILPLIIGSIPGIFLGVSFLRYADEILIKRILGAIIISYSIYSLSKKRTLNKRLSRIWGIVAGFLTGIIGASFSAGGPPTIIYVTLSGWKKDEIKGTLSAFFLFTGIFISTGHLFTGISNKTTYFLFLLNAPFILSGVFLGMKAYRAIPYAIYLKIVLVLLLAMGCLLLFF; translated from the coding sequence ATGATAGAAGAACTAAATTATCTGGTTACGCTTCCCATATCATTCTTTGCAGGATTAACGCAGGGACTTACTGGTTTCGGCTCTGCCCTGGTGGCCATGCCCTTTTTTATTCAAATACTTCCTGCAAAACTCGCAGTGAGCCTATCAATTTTAAACGGATTACTTATTACGACCATACTGACTATTAGGCATAGATCAGACGTAAAGTCTGAAAACATATTGCCACTGATCATAGGATCCATACCTGGGATCTTTTTAGGAGTAAGCTTCTTGAGGTATGCGGATGAGATACTCATAAAACGCATACTAGGTGCAATCATCATTTCGTATTCCATTTATTCCTTATCCAAAAAAAGGACTCTAAACAAGCGTCTGTCACGTATTTGGGGAATAGTTGCAGGCTTTCTCACAGGCATAATTGGGGCAAGTTTCAGTGCAGGAGGCCCCCCGACCATTATCTACGTGACCTTGAGTGGTTGGAAAAAAGACGAAATAAAGGGGACGCTTTCTGCCTTCTTTCTCTTCACGGGAATATTCATTTCAACGGGTCATCTATTTACTGGTATATCGAATAAAACCACCTATTTTCTTTTTCTCCTAAACGCCCCCTTTATACTTTCCGGTGTTTTTTTAGGCATGAAGGCATACAGGGCAATACCTTATGCAATCTATCTAAAAATAGTCCTAGTTTTGCTCTTGGCTATGGGATGCCTCCTCCTTTTTTTCTAA
- a CDS encoding tRNA1(Val) (adenine(37)-N6)-methyltransferase: MEKFSDTYLRDFQLNILQPREGYRFSVDSILLTNFVRAPKEGRLLDIGTGCGVIALCLARLYPNLKIVGIEIQRQLYEIARENVKRNDLSHQVEIIHGDITKAREIFEAGSFQVIVTNPPYRDPLTGRLCPIAQEALSRHEILLDLNSLVKAIRYLLCPGGHIFMIYPADRAGILLHELVEARLEPKRIRNVHPGPNDEARMFLVDAIKDARKGGLRVLPPLFI, from the coding sequence TTGGAAAAGTTTTCTGATACCTATTTAAGAGATTTCCAATTGAATATCCTTCAGCCACGGGAAGGATACAGATTTTCTGTGGACTCCATTTTGCTAACAAACTTTGTGCGCGCACCCAAAGAGGGCAGACTATTGGATATAGGTACAGGTTGTGGTGTTATTGCCCTTTGTCTTGCAAGGCTTTATCCTAATCTCAAGATCGTTGGTATAGAGATCCAAAGACAGTTATATGAAATTGCCAGGGAAAATGTAAAACGCAATGATCTTTCCCACCAGGTGGAAATAATCCATGGGGATATAACCAAGGCCAGGGAGATATTTGAGGCAGGGAGCTTTCAAGTGATTGTTACAAATCCCCCTTATAGGGATCCCCTAACAGGAAGGCTATGCCCAATAGCCCAAGAGGCCCTGTCTCGCCATGAGATATTGTTGGACCTTAATTCACTGGTCAAGGCCATCAGATACCTATTGTGTCCTGGTGGCCATATCTTCATGATATATCCAGCTGATAGAGCGGGCATCTTACTTCATGAACTAGTAGAAGCCAGACTTGAGCCCAAGCGAATTAGAAATGTACACCCAGGTCCCAATGATGAGGCCCGTATGTTTCTGGTTGATGCAATTAAGGATGCAAGGAAGGGTGGGCTCAGGGTGCTGCCTCCACTATTTATTTAG
- the miaA gene encoding tRNA (adenosine(37)-N6)-dimethylallyltransferase MiaA, whose amino-acid sequence MNKKLVKFPWIAILGPTAVGKTDFSLNLADEIRGEIINFDSVQIYKYLDIGSAKPTIEERKRVPHHLIDILYPDDPFDAADFIEAALKISKKLETHGKVPIFVGGTGFYLRALVEGLTPLPKGNPPLRNWLRSLESRFGRGFLFRCLSQFDPDTAKRLAKNDYFRIIRALEVFILTGQPFSKICRENRPFPRRFDCLVKIGLIRPRDELYNRIEQRVEQMFEMGFLEEVKAILEMGYSPNLKPLQSLGYRQVIDYILGKKSLERAIYEIKRDTRHYAKRQLTWFRRDSQIKWFHPDAFLGRADLWRFING is encoded by the coding sequence ATGAATAAAAAATTGGTCAAATTTCCATGGATTGCCATTCTTGGGCCGACGGCCGTAGGAAAAACGGACTTTAGTCTCAACCTGGCCGATGAAATTAGAGGAGAAATTATAAATTTTGATTCAGTTCAAATCTATAAGTACCTGGACATAGGATCAGCCAAGCCTACGATTGAAGAGCGAAAAAGGGTACCCCATCATTTGATAGACATATTATATCCCGATGATCCCTTTGACGCAGCAGACTTTATCGAAGCCGCTCTCAAGATATCAAAAAAACTTGAGACCCATGGAAAGGTCCCAATATTTGTTGGTGGAACTGGATTTTATTTGAGGGCCCTTGTTGAGGGCCTAACCCCCCTTCCTAAAGGAAATCCTCCTCTGAGAAACTGGCTGCGAAGTTTGGAGAGCAGGTTTGGTAGAGGCTTTCTTTTTAGATGTCTAAGTCAGTTTGATCCAGATACCGCTAAAAGGCTAGCCAAAAACGATTATTTTAGAATTATACGTGCCCTTGAGGTGTTTATTCTCACGGGACAACCCTTTTCAAAAATCTGCCGGGAAAATAGACCGTTTCCTAGAAGGTTCGATTGTCTTGTTAAAATAGGTCTTATTCGCCCAAGAGATGAGCTCTACAACAGAATAGAACAACGGGTTGAACAGATGTTTGAAATGGGATTTTTAGAGGAAGTAAAAGCCATTCTTGAAATGGGATATAGTCCTAATCTTAAGCCTCTGCAATCCCTTGGATATAGGCAGGTAATCGACTACATCTTGGGTAAGAAATCCTTGGAAAGGGCCATTTATGAGATCAAAAGGGATACGAGGCATTATGCCAAGAGACAACTGACATGGTTTAGAAGGGACTCACAAATAAAGTGGTTTCATCCAGATGCCTTTTTGGGTAGAGCTGATCTTTGGCGGTTTATCAATGGATGA